Part of the Scomber japonicus isolate fScoJap1 chromosome 6, fScoJap1.pri, whole genome shotgun sequence genome, ACCACTGCCTCAAACTTGCTTCACTTTTCTTCCTTACCTGTCATTTGGACTGAATAGGTTTGACATAATGGCTATTCGTGTATTAGAAATCatatttttcttctattttgcCTCACACATTCCTATCACATTATTTATTGACTTACAAGCTCTTCTACCTGGACATGTATATCCTCAGCCGGTAAGTGTCAGTTAAAATACACTAAAGTAAGAGGTCTTTGTGGCTTAGAGTCAATTcatttcactctttctttctaccAGCTGAAAGACCTTCTGAAGTGGTATGCAGAGGAGTTCAAAGACCCCATGATGTTGGCTCCTCCAGAGTGGTTCAAGTCCTTTATTTTCTGCGAGGCTTTACTTCAAacacctttctttcctgtcgCAGCATACGCTTTTCTAAAAGGTCAGTAAACACAGCGCGGTTGCGTTCAAGTGTCACCTGCCTATAGGAGAGGTCGTACCAGACTGTGCtgaaaaaactgtatttttttaaattaccgCGTTCAATGACAGAAAAACACGCatacaaacatgaatgaatggCTTCTTAGAATATTTAGGACCAAATGTTGAATTCGGCATACAcatagtaactataattaaaataacatgCCCATATTGCCCAAGAGTAGATTCTCTTTGTGTTAGTTTACTCTGTTTAAACTCAGATAGTAGACTGAATAAAGTGTTATTTTACTAACAGTGAAAACGTATTGATGAACCACGAAGAAGCATTTGGGACTATAAGTCATTTGGAATGGAGGATAGGTGcaatatgttatattttttatttattttcgcCAATAAACAAGCCCGCATTAAATTGACAGTTTTTCTAATGGAGTTCGGCGTGTAGTCAGTTGCAGTGCAGGTTGTCAGCAGGATAGAACACTAGCTCACACCTGCCCTCTGCTGGATTTGTACTATGCTCACATGGGAAAACCAGCTGTGTTAAATTAAGTAAACCAATTGACAGTTCACTTCTTgtaagtaaaattaaaatagtatttttaaaaatatgttctcACTGGCAATCAGATACTTTTGGGTTAATTAGTCATGCATAGACAAGATACTGCCACTTCAAATCAATATAggtccattttcatttttggtgCTAACagctattaaaaaataataattcagaaTCAGTCTCCCTGTATGGTGGATAATCTATAAACCTCACTGTTAAGAGTTTGTTTTGGGACTTTGTTCTTAAGACATACTGTTAATGTCCTCCAGGTGGCTGTAAGTGGATCAGGACTCCTGCCATTGTGTATTCTACACATGTGGCCACCACACTGATCCCCATCCTGGCCCACGTCCTCTTTTATCAGTTCCCATTGGAACCCCACCGTGGTCCCCAGACCCCGCAGGAGCGCTGGCTGCTGGTCTCCATATACGCTCCGTACCTGCTGATTCCTGTGCTGATACTGCTCACCATGCTGATGTCCTCCACATATAACCCCACCTCCAAGTCTGTAAACACATCAGCCAAATCCAAAAAGAGGAACTGAAAGATTAACAGACTATAGCTTTCtaatgattgtgtttttacatttctgaatgtattatttttgtatGAGCTGCAGACTATCTAATAAAACTATTATTAGTAGGAAATGGCTATTTTAAAACCTGATACAATGCACACTttgaatgtgaaaatgtaaccaTTGTTTGTTGGATGTTTTTTCGCTTTTGTCAGCACTACGGTGACatttagaaagaagaaaatagcaGTCAGTAGAAAATTAGGccacaaaaatatcaaatatattattatatttatcaaaATATTATGTTTTCCATTATGCATTTACACATAAAGGTGAAGGTGTGGCACACTGCCTCCATGCTCCCTGGTGGTTAGCCTCTGTTCTCTGGAGCCAAAAGTCTGGTTCCTATTTTTACATTGGGTCTTAACCTTGAACTAGGTGTAAGCAAAGCTGAacagtctgtctgtatgttAGTTAATCCGGTCAATTATCCTTAGACCATTAACTCCACACTCATACGTAGATCATAATACACACTTAACATT contains:
- the tmem97 gene encoding sigma intracellular receptor 2; its protein translation is MAIRVLEIIFFFYFASHIPITLFIDLQALLPGHVYPQPLKDLLKWYAEEFKDPMMLAPPEWFKSFIFCEALLQTPFFPVAAYAFLKGGCKWIRTPAIVYSTHVATTLIPILAHVLFYQFPLEPHRGPQTPQERWLLVSIYAPYLLIPVLILLTMLMSSTYNPTSKSVNTSAKSKKRN